From a single Georhizobium profundi genomic region:
- a CDS encoding CsgG/HfaB family protein, protein MTKTTLKIEQVPAPAQPVDVAIYEFPDLTGQAKPNDNFAEYSRAVTQGGANLLIDVLKSTGNGQWFRVVERGGLKNLVQERTLIENTQRAYSPGAANLPPVRFAGLILEGGIVGYDSNERTGGAGARFLGIGGDVQYRSDLVTISLRAVSVQTGEVLASTTTSKQIYSYMMRGGAYKFAAPEELLEIEAGNSYNDPGHLAVRESIELAVYSLIVEGLQNGLWTLSDSAAQQKLIQDFTTTYARTLPRGS, encoded by the coding sequence TTGACGAAAACGACGCTGAAGATCGAGCAGGTACCGGCGCCTGCGCAGCCCGTCGATGTGGCCATTTATGAGTTTCCGGATCTGACGGGTCAGGCCAAGCCCAACGACAATTTTGCCGAATACAGCCGCGCCGTAACCCAGGGCGGCGCCAATTTGTTGATCGACGTCCTGAAGTCGACCGGCAATGGGCAATGGTTCAGGGTTGTCGAGCGAGGTGGGCTGAAGAACCTGGTTCAGGAGCGCACGCTGATCGAGAACACTCAGCGCGCCTATAGCCCTGGCGCTGCAAACCTCCCGCCTGTGCGATTTGCCGGGTTGATCCTCGAGGGTGGGATTGTCGGCTACGATTCCAACGAACGTACAGGGGGGGCCGGTGCGCGCTTCCTCGGCATCGGAGGCGACGTCCAGTATCGCTCGGATCTCGTGACGATCTCCTTGCGCGCTGTCAGCGTCCAGACGGGCGAAGTTCTCGCGTCGACCACGACGTCGAAGCAAATCTATTCTTACATGATGCGCGGTGGCGCCTACAAATTCGCGGCCCCGGAAGAGCTGCTCGAGATCGAAGCTGGCAATTCCTACAACGACCCGGGCCACCTCGCAGTGAGAGAAAGCATAGAGCTTGCAGTCTACTCTCTGATCGTTGAGGGGCTACAAAACGGGCTATGGACTCTCAGCGACAGTGCTGCGCAGCAAAAGCTGATTCAGGACTTCACGACGACCTACGCCCGCACGCTTCCGCGCGGATCCTAA